A genomic window from Denticeps clupeoides chromosome 11, fDenClu1.1, whole genome shotgun sequence includes:
- the citb gene encoding citron Rho-interacting kinase isoform X1, translating to MEQEISKVQRKMSDLESVLQQKDVELKASETQRTILEQDLATYITECSSLKRSLEQARMEVSQEDDKALQLLNDIREQSNKLQEIKEQEYHAQLEEMRVSIRQLEENLSAARRRSDLYESELKESRQTSEELKRKAVDYQHKIQKAKEEGKAEVEELLYKLQQTNTEQQVKIQELQDRLTKAVKASTEATDLLQSVRQAKERLERDLERLQTKEDNNDSLRRRLRETEDGRKTLENQVKRLEIVERREIKLKEDIQTKSQQIQQMADKIMELEENLRETHATAQRMETQLDQNEKLYADKIKVLETQMKVDLADKEALESKQSTFEDEAREYSKLISEQKATISAMDSKMNSLEQRIAELSEANKLAANSSIYTQKNMKAQEEMISELRQQKFYLESQAGKLEAQNAKLEEHLEKMSQQEQTNKNRVMELETRLREIGLEHEEQKLELKRQVSELTLSLQERESQISGLQAARHALESQLQQAKTELEETTAEAEEEITVLRAHRDEIQRKYDALRDSCAVITDLEEQLTQLTQENAELNRQNFYLSKQLDEATDESEERLQLSQDVDRLRREVADREMHLNNQKQNIETLKTTCTMLEEQVLELETLNDEFLEKERQWEAWRAALDEEKNQAERRARELQRQLDNEKQNRLRADQRSSESRQAVDLAVKEHKAEILVLQQALKDQKLKAEGLSDTLSDLEKKHAMLEMNARSLQQKLETERELKQRLMDEQAKLQQQMDIQKSHIFRLTQGLQEALDQTDLLKTERTDLEYQLENIQAVYSHEKVKMEGTITQQTKLIDFLQAKVDHPSKKKKGIFGGRRREDLLAALAAQGQSQVPPVPQVPPVPLQYSDLKAALEKERSRCSELEEALQKTRMELRDAMQFKALDHNAAPATPALARTQLMMSTKSNKSPEHQPSPGGLAPSNSGRRKEVPNPDDVRVDRQGAPLLRSQSLSSASKISLSSLSHPTEKRRVTFEKYNRRSKDRIHHNTPHRFTQGLNMRAAKCTVCLDTVHFGRQAATCIECHALCHPKCSPYLPATCGVPPDYAVYISEALCRDKGSSSGLPLKESSPHMRLEGWMKQPRWGAALAVNGKRGQGWERKYVVLEGTKVVVYDTEPREESVKPVDEFELVITDGEVMIHGAVGSSELTNTAKSDMPLVLKLESHSHTSCWPGQTLFFMASSFPEKQRWVAVLEAIVAGGRNAREKTEADAKLLGNSLLKLEGDDRLDINCTLPLTDQIVLVGSEEGLYALNVIKNSLTHIPGLGSVFQIHILKEHEKLLMIVGDERALCLLEIKKVKQSLSQSHLPTLPEVIPFIFETVKGCHLFAAGRIENGPCICAAMPNKVTILRYNDNLNKFCIRKEIETLEPCSCIHFTSYSIIIGTNKFYEIEMKQYVLEEFLDKNDVSLASAVFAASSHSFPIAIMQVSSTPQKEEYLLCFHEFGVFVDVYGRRTRPDDIKWSRVPLTFAFREPYLFVTYFNSLDVMEIQGHAALGPPDHAHLDVPNPRYLGPAISSGAIYLASSYQNKLRVICCKGSLVRECGELQRTGSSRSSPNKRGPPTYNEHISKRLASSPGAQEGGLHREPSTPHRYREGRTEFRRDNSPARPLDREKSPGRVLDSRRERSPGRFEDRSRLHTSSVRTQLTPVNKVWDQSSV from the exons GAGTACCACGCGCAGCTGGAGGAGATGCGGGTATCCATCCGACAGCTGGAGGAGAACCTGTCTGCTGCCCGTCGCCGCAGCGACCTGTACGAGTCGGAGCTGAAGGAGTCGCGTCAGACTAGCGAGGAGCTGAAGAGGAAGGCTGTCGATTATCAGCACAAAATCCAAAAG gcAAAGGAAGAAGGAAAGGCTGAGGTGGAGGAACTCCTTTACAAATTGCAACAG ACTAACACAGAGCAACAAGTAAAAATTCAAGAGCTTCAAGACAGGCTTACCAAG GCGGTGAAGGCGAGCACAGAGGCCACGGACCTCCTGCAGAGCGTCCGGCAGGCCAAGGAACGTCTGGAACGTGACCTGGAGAGACTGCAGACAAAAGAGGACAACAATGACAGCCTGCGTAGACGTCTGCGAGAGACTGAG GACGGCAGGAAGACCCTGGAGAACCAGGTGAAGAGGCTGGAGATTGTGGAGCGCAGAGAGATCAAACTGAAGGAGGACATTCAGACCAAGTCCCAGCAGATTCAGCAGATGGCTGATAAAATCATG GAACTAGAAGAGAATTTGCGAGAAACACATGCTACCGCCCAGCGAATGGAGACACAGCTTGACCAGAATGAGAAGCTCTATGCAGACAAGATCAAG GTTTTAGAGACCCAAATGAAGGTAGACTTGGCCGATAAAGAAGCTTTGGAGTCGAAACAGAGCACATTTGAAGATGAGGCTAGGGAATATAGCAAGCTTATCAGCGAACAGAAGGCG ACTATCAGTGCCATGGACTCCAAGATGAACAGCTTGGAGCAGAGAATTGCAGAGCTGTCGGAAGCCAACAAGCTGGCTGCCAACAGCAGTATCTACACCCAGAAAAACAT GAAAGCCCAGGAAGAGATGATTTCAGAGCTCAGGCAACAGAAATTCTACCTGGAGTCCCAGGCTGGCAAGCTGGAGGCCCAGAATGCCAAACTGGAGGAGCACCTGGAAAAGATGAGTCAGCAGGAGCAGACCAACAAGAACCGGGTCATGGAGTTGGAGACCAGACTGAGAGAG ATTGGCCTGGAGCACGAGGAGCAGAAGCTGGAGTTGAAGCGGCAGGTGTCGGAGCTGACACTGTCACTGCAGGAGCGCGAGTCCCAGATCAGCGGGCTGCAGGCGGCACGCCACGCCCTGGAGAGCCAGCTTCAGCAGGCCAAAACTGAACTGGAGGAGACCACGGCTGAGGCTGAGGAGGAGATCACAGTCCTCCGG GCCCATCGTGATGAGATCCAGAGGAAGTATGACGCTCTGAGGGACAGCTGCGCG GTGATCACAGACCTGGAAGAGCAGCTGACCCAGTTGACTCAGGAAAACGCTGAGCTGAACCGGCAGAACTTCTACCTGTCAAAGCAGCTGGACGAGGCCACAGATGAGAGCGAGGAGCGTCTGCAGCTGAGCCAGGACGTGGACCGCCTGCGCAGGGAGGTGGCCGACCGCGAGATGCACCTCAACAACCAGAAACAG AACATTGAGACACTGAAGACCACATGCACCATGTTGGAGGAGCAGGTTCTGGAGTTGGAGACACTGAATGATGAGTTTCTGGAGAAGGAGAGGCAGTGGGAAGCATGGAGAGCAGCGCTGGATGAGGAGAAGAACCAGGCAGAGAGGAGAGCCAGAGAGCTGCAGAGGCAGCTGGACAATGAGAAACAGAACAG GTTGAGAGCCGACCAGCGCAGCTCTGAATCGCGGCAGGCTGTGGACCTGGCAGTGAAAGAGCACAAGGCTGAAATCCTGGTGCTGCAGCAGGCCCTCAAGGACCAGAAGCTGAAGGCAGAGGGTCTCTCTGACACG CTGAGTGATTTGGAGAAGAAACATGCCATGCTGGAGATGAACGCCCGCAGCCTGCAGCAGAAGctagagacagagagggagctGAAGCAAAGACTGATGGATGAG CAAGCtaagctgcagcagcagatggaCATTCAGAAAAGCCACATCTTCCGGCTGACTCAGGGCCTGCAGGAGGCTCTGGACCAAACGGATCTACTGAAGACGGAGAGGACCGACCTGGAGTACCAGCTAGAGAACATCCAG GCGGTGTACTCTCATGAGAAGGTGAAGATGGAGGGCACGATCACCCAGCAGACCAAACTCATAGACTTCCTCCAGGCCAAGGTGGACCACCcctcaaagaagaaaaag GGCATCTTTGGTGGGCGCCGTCGGGAGGACCTGCTGGCCGCTCTGGCAGCACAGGGGCAGAGCCAGGTCCCTCCCGTGCCCCAGGTGCCTCCTGTGCCCCTGCAGTACAGTGACCTGAAGGCAGCTCTGGAGAAGGAGCGCTCCCGCTGCTCTGAGCTGGAGGAGGCGCTGCAGAAGACCCGCATGGAGTTACGCGACG CCATGCAGTTTAAAGCCCTTGACCACAATGCAGCTCCAGCAACTCCTGCTCTGGCCCGCACTCAGCTCATGATGTCCACCAAGTCCAACAAATCTCCAGAGCACCAACCCAGCCCTGGTGGCCTGGCACCGTCCAACTCCGGGCGCAGGAAGGAGGTGCCCAACCCCGATG ATGTGAGAGTAGACCGACAGGGGGCTCCTCTGCTGAGATCACAATCTCTTTCTTCTGCCTCCAAAATCTCACTGTCTTCTCTCTCACACCCCACAGAGAAAAGGAGGGTGACTTTTGAAA AATACAATCGGCGCTCCAAGGACAGGATCCACCACAACACCCCCCACCGCTTCACACAGGGGCTCAACATGAGGGCCGCCAAGTGCACCGTGTGCCTGGACACCGTGCATTTCGGCCGGCAGGCAGCCACCTGCATCG AATGCCACGCTTTGTGCCACCCAAAATGCTCCCCCTACCTCCCAGCTACATGTGGCGTGCCACCCGACTACGCCGTGTACATCTCGGAGGCGCTGTGTCGAGACAAGGGCTCCTCCTCAGGACTGCCACTTAAGGAGTCCAGCCCACACATGCGCCTGGAGGGCTGGATGAAGCAGCCAAGGTGGGGAGCAGCACTGGCCGT GAACGGGAAGCGTGGTCAGGGCTGGGAGAGGAAATACGTGGTGCTGGAGGGGACCAAGGTGGTCGTATACGACACGGAGCCCAGAGAAG AATCGGTGAAGCCTGTGGATGAGTTTGAACTGGTTATTACCGATGGAGAAGTGATGATCCATGGGGCTGTTGGGTCGTCTGAGCTAACCAACACTGCCAAGTCAG ACATGCCGTTAGTGTTGAAGCTGGAGTCGCACTCTCACACCTCCTGCTGGCCGGGGCAGACGCTGTTTTTCATGGCCTCCAGTTTCCCTGAGAAGCAGCGCTGGGTGGCAGTACTTGAAGCCATAGTTGCTGGTGGAAGAAATGCACGGGAAAAAACAGAGGCAGATGCC AAACTGTTGGGGAACTCTCTGCTCAAACTGGAGGGAGATGACAGGCTGGACATTAATTGCACTCTGCCTCTAACAGATCAG atTGTGCTGGTGGGATCCGAGGAGGGCCTATATGCCCTGAACGTCATCAAGAACTCCCTGACCCACATTCCCGGGCTGGGCTCAGTGTTCCAGATCCACATCCTGAAGGAGCATGAGAAACTGCTGATGATTGTGG GGGATGAGAGAGCGCTGTGCCTGCTGGAGATAAAGAAAGTCAAACAGTCGCTGTCCCAGTCACACCTTCCCACCCTCCCTGAGGTCATCCCTTTCATCTTTGAGACAGTCAAGGGCTGCCATCTCTTTGCCGCAGGCAGG ATTGAAAATGGCCCGTGCATCTGCGCAGCAATGCCCAATAAGGTCACAATTTTGCGCTACAATGACAACCTGAACAAGTTCTGCATTCGCAAG GAGATAGAAACACTGGAGCCCTGCAGCTGCATACACTTTACCAGCTACAGCATCATTATTGGCACCAACAAGTTCTACGAGATTGAAATGAAGCAGTATGTTCTGGAGG AGTTTCTGGACAAGAACGATGTTTCTCTGGCCTCAGCCGTGTTTGCTGCCTCGTCCCACAGTTTCCCGATCGCCATCATGCAGGTGTCCAGCACCCCGCAGAAGGAGGAGTACCTGCTGTGCTTCCATG AATTCGGAGTGTTTGTTGATGTTTACGGCAGAAGAACCCGTCCTGATGACATCAAGTGGAGCAGAGTTCCTCTTACGTTTG CCTTCAGAGAGCCGTACCTGTTTGTGACGTATTTTAACTCTTTGGATGTCATGGAGATCCAGGGCCATGCAGCTCTCGG ACCACCAGATCATGCCCACCTGGACGTACCGAACCCACGTTACCTGGGCCCGGCCATCTCCTCTGGAGCCATCTACCTGGCTTCCTCCTATCAAAACAAGCTGCGGGTCATCTGCTGCAAGGGCAGCCTGGTGAGAGAGTGTGGAGAACTGCAGAGGACTGGATCCAGCAGGAG CAGTCCAAACAAGCGAGGCCCTCCGACGTACAACGAACACATCTCCAAGCGACTGGCGTCCAGTCCTGGGGCTCAGGAGGGCGGTCTGCACAGAGAGCCCAGCACCCCTCACCGCTACCGAGAGGGCCGGACGGAGTTCCGGAGGGACAACTCCCCGGCGCGGCCCCTGGACCGGGAGAAGTCCCCAGGAAGGGTGCTGGACAGTCGCCGGGAGAGATCCCCAGGGAGGTTTGAGGACCGCTCTCGCCTCCACACCAGCTCTGTCCGAACCCAACTCACTCCGGTTAACAAG GTTTGGGACCAGTCTTCGGTCTGA